A DNA window from Gasterosteus aculeatus chromosome 16, fGasAcu3.hap1.1, whole genome shotgun sequence contains the following coding sequences:
- the LOC120834155 gene encoding gamma-crystallin M3 — protein MGKIVFYEEKNFQGRSHETSSDCAELTSYLSRCNSCRVESGCFMVYERPNYMGHQTLAKKGEYPDNQRLMGMTASDCIRSSRMIPTHRGPFKMRIYERENFRGQMNEVMEDCDSVQERLRMSDCQSVNVMDGHWLMYEQPQYRGRMLYLRPGEYRSMRDMGTGPMDMKIGSMRRIMDSC, from the exons ATGGGCAAA ATCGTCTTCTACGAGGAGAAGAACTTCCAGGGTCGCTCCCATGAGACCAGCAGCGACTGCGCCGAGCTGACTTCTTACCTGAGCCGCTGCAACTCGTGCCGGGTGGAGAGCGGCTGCTTCATGGTCTACGAACGCCCCAACTACATGGGCCACCAGACGCTGGCGAAGAAGGGCGAGTACCCGGACAACCAGCGCCTGATGGGGATGACCGCGAGCGACTGCATCCGTTCCAGCCGCATGATCCCCACG CACAGAGGTCCGTTCAAGATGAGGATCTACGAGCGGGAGAACTTCAGAGGTCAGATGAACGAGGTGATGGAGGACTGCGACTCCGTCCAGGAGCGCCTCCGCATGTCCGACTGCCAGTCCGTCAACGTGATGGACGGCCACTGGCTGATGTACGAGCAGCCGCAGTACCGAGGCCGGATGCTGTACCTGAGGCCCGGGGAGTACAGGAGCATGAGGGACATGGGAACAGGTCCAATGGACATGAAGATCGGATCCATGCGGCGCATCATGGACTCCTGTTGA
- the LOC120834311 gene encoding gamma-crystallin S-1-like, with protein sequence MNIWMVISGTRGANRACGSIVSAVYKEHCVGHKRPVSCQLQMAKIAFYEDRDFRGKSYDCKGDSADLQGFIRRCNSVKVDGGWWVLYERDNYSGYQYVVGPGEYSDYRRWMGFNDCVRSCRTIRNAQGLYKLKLFDRPNFAGQSWELTENTKSIQEKWVRQEVQSCKVLEGSWIFFEHPNFCGRQYLLEKGEYRHHSEWGAAKPTVGSARIILEL encoded by the exons ATGAACATTTGGATGGTAATAAGCGGTACGCGCGGTGCTAACCGTGCATGTGGCAGTATTGTCTCCGCTGTGTATAAAGAGCACTGCGTCGGTCACAAGCGTCCGGTATCCTGCCAGCTACAGATGGCGAAG ATCGCGTTCTACGAGGACCGGGACTTCCGGGGGAAGTCGTACGACTGCAAGGGGGACTCGGCCGACCTGCAGGGCTTCATCCGCCGGTGCAACTCGGTGAAGGTGGACGGCGGCTGGTGGGTTCTGTACGAGCGCGACAACTACAGCGGCTACCAGTACGTCGTGGGCCCGGGGGAGTACAGCGACTACCGCCGCTGGATGGGCTTCAACGACTGCGTCAGGTCCTGCAGGACCATCAGAAAC GCCCAAGGGCTGTACAAGCTGAAGCTGTTCGACAGGCCGAACTTCGCCGGTCAATCTTGGGAGCTGACGGAAAACACAAAGTCCATCCAGGAGAAGTGGGTGAGGCAGGAAGTCCAGTCCTGCAAAGTGCTGGAGGGCTCCTGGATCTTCTTTGAGCATCCGAACTTCTGTGGTCGGCAGTACCTGCTGGAGAAAGGGGAGTACCGACACCACTCCGAGTGGGGGGCCGCCAAGCCCACCGTGGGCTCCGCCAGGATCATCTTGGAGCTGTGA
- the LOC120834153 gene encoding gamma-crystallin M3 isoform X2, producing the protein MGKIIFYEEKNFQGRSYECMSDCSDMSSYLNRCQSCRVESGCFMVYDRTNYMGNQYFMRRGEYSDYMSMMGMSGGIRSCRMIPMHRGQYRMKIYERENFGGQSHEMMDDCDNIMDRYRMNDCQSCHVMDGHWLMYEQPQFRGKMMYMRPGEYRSFRDMGMSGMRFMSMRRITDMC; encoded by the exons ATGGGCAAG ATCATCTTCTACGAGGAGAAGAACTTCCAGGGTCGCTCCTATGAGTGCATGAGCGACTGCTCCGACATGTCCTCCTACCTGAACAGGTGCCAGtcctgcagggtggagagcgGCTGCTTCATGGTCTACGACCGCACCAACTACATGGGTAACCAGTACTTCATGAGGAGGGGAGAGTACTCCGACTACATGAGCATGATGGGCATGAGCGGTGGCATCAGGTCTTGCCGTATGATCCCCATG CACAGGGGACAGTACAGGATGAAGATCTACGAGAGGGAGAACTTCGGCGGTCAGAGCCACGAGATGATGGACGACTGCGACAACATCATGGACCGTTACCGCATGAACGACTGCCAGTCCTGCCACGTGATGGACGGCCACTGGCTGATGTACGAGCAGCCCCAGTTCAGGGGCAAGATGATGTACATGAGGCCCGGAGAGTACAGGAGCTTCAGGGACATGGGCATGAGCGGCATGAGGTTCATGAGCATGAGGCGCATCACTGACATGTGCTAG
- the LOC144382936 gene encoding gamma-crystallin M3-like — translation MTMGKIIFYEEKNFQGRSYECMSDCSDMSSYLSRCHSCRVESGCFMVYDRPNYMGNQYFMRRGEYSDYMSMMGMRDCIRSCRMIPMHRGQFRMKIYERENFGGQSHELMDDCDNIMDRYRMNECQSCHVMDGHWLMYEQPQFRGKMMYMRPGEYRSFRDMGMSGMRFMSMKRITDM, via the exons ATGACCATGGGCAAG atTATCTTTTACGAGGAGAAGAACTTCCAGGGTCGCTCCTATGAGTGCATGAGCGACTGCTCCGACATGTCCTCCTACCTGAGCAGGTGTCActcctgcagggtggagagcgGCTGTTTCATGGTCTACGACCGCCCCAACTACATGGGTAACCAGTACTTCATGAGGAGGGGCGAGTACTCCGACTACATGAGCATGATGGGCATGAGGGACTGCATCAGGTCTTGCCGTATGATCCCCATG CACAGGGGACAGTTCAGGATGAAGATCTACGAGAGGGAGAACTTCGGCGGTCAGAGCCACGAGCTGATGGACGACTGCGACAACATCATGGACCGTTACCGCATGAACGAGTGCCAGTCCTGCCACGTGATGGACGGCCACTGGCTGATGTACGAGCAGCCCCAGTTCAGGGGCAAGATGATGTACATGAGGCCCGGAGAGTACAGGAGCTTCAGGGACATGGGCATGAGCGGCATGAGGTTCATGAGCATGAAGCGCATCACTGACATGTAA
- the LOC144388868 gene encoding gamma-crystallin M3-like, producing the protein MRNIIFYEEKNFQGRSYECMSDCSDMSSYLSRCQSCRVESGCFMVYDRPNYMGNQFFMRRGEYSDYVSLGAGESTRFLIPQQQPGGSHRMKIYERENFGGQSHEMMDDCDNIMDRYRMNECQSCHVMDGHWLMYEQPQFRGKMMYMRPGEYRSFRDMGMSGMRFSSVRRVTDSC; encoded by the exons ATGAGGAAT ATCATCTTCTACGAGGAGAAGAACTTCCAGGGTCGCTCCTATGAGTGCATGAGCGACTGCTCCGACATGTCCTCCTACCTGAGCAGGTGTCAGtcctgcagggtggagagcgGCTGCTTCATGGTCTACGACCGTCCCAACTACATGGGTAACCAGTTCTTCATGAGGAGGGGAGAGTACTCCGACTACGTGTCTCTCGGCGCGGGCGAGTCCACccgattcctgattcctcag CAGCAGCCCGGGGGCTCTCACAGGATGAAGATCTACGAGAGGGAGAACTTCGGCGGTCAGAGCCACGAGATGATGGACGACTGCGACAACATCATGGACCGTTACCGCATGAACGAGTGCCAGTCCTGCCACGTGATGGACGGCCACTGGCTGATGTACGAGCAGCCCCAGTTCAGGGGCAAGATGATGTACATGAGGCCCGGAGAGTACAGGAGCTTCAGGGACATGGGCATGAGCGGCATGAGGTTCAGCTCCGTCAGGCGTGTGACGGATTCCTGCTga
- the LOC120834156 gene encoding gamma-crystallin M3 produces the protein MTMGKIIFYEDRNFQGRKYETNSDCPELTSYLSRCHSCKVESGCFMVFDRPNYMGNQHFVRRGEYADYTSMMGFSDCIRSCRTIPMHRGSYKMKIYERENFGGQSHELSEDCDNIQDRYRMNDCQSCHVMDGHWLMYEQPQFRGKMMYMRPGEHKSFRDMGMSGMKFMSMKRITDSCN, from the exons ATGACCATGGGCAAG ATCATCTTCTACGAGGACAGGAACTTCCAGGGTCGCAAGTATGAGACCAACAGCGACTGCCCTGAGCTGACCTCCTACCTGAGCAGGTGCCACTCCTGCAAGGTGGAGAGCGGCTGCTTCATGGTCTTCGACCGCCCCAACTACATGGGCAACCAGCACTTCGTGAGGAGGGGAGAGTACGCCGACTACACCAGCATGATGGGATTCTCCGACTGCATCAGGTCCTGTCGCACCATCCCCATG CACAGGGGATCCTACAAGATGAAGATCTACGAGAGGGAGAACTTCGGTGGTCAGAGCCACGAGCTGAGCGAAGACTGCGACAACATCCAGGACCGTTACCGCATGAACGACTGCCAGTCCTGCCACGTGATGGACGGCCACTGGCTGATGTACGAGCAGCCCCAGTTCAGGGGCAAGATGATGTACATGAGGCCCGGAGAGCACAAGAGCTTCAGGGACATGGGCATGAGCGGCATGAAGTTCATGAGCATGAAGCGCATCACAGATTCATGCAACTGA
- the LOC120834153 gene encoding gamma-crystallin M3 isoform X1 yields MVLFQIIFYEEKNFQGRSYECMSDCSDMSSYLNRCQSCRVESGCFMVYDRTNYMGNQYFMRRGEYSDYMSMMGMSGGIRSCRMIPMHRGQYRMKIYERENFGGQSHEMMDDCDNIMDRYRMNDCQSCHVMDGHWLMYEQPQFRGKMMYMRPGEYRSFRDMGMSGMRFMSMRRITDMC; encoded by the exons ATGGTACTTTTTCAGATCATCTTCTACGAGGAGAAGAACTTCCAGGGTCGCTCCTATGAGTGCATGAGCGACTGCTCCGACATGTCCTCCTACCTGAACAGGTGCCAGtcctgcagggtggagagcgGCTGCTTCATGGTCTACGACCGCACCAACTACATGGGTAACCAGTACTTCATGAGGAGGGGAGAGTACTCCGACTACATGAGCATGATGGGCATGAGCGGTGGCATCAGGTCTTGCCGTATGATCCCCATG CACAGGGGACAGTACAGGATGAAGATCTACGAGAGGGAGAACTTCGGCGGTCAGAGCCACGAGATGATGGACGACTGCGACAACATCATGGACCGTTACCGCATGAACGACTGCCAGTCCTGCCACGTGATGGACGGCCACTGGCTGATGTACGAGCAGCCCCAGTTCAGGGGCAAGATGATGTACATGAGGCCCGGAGAGTACAGGAGCTTCAGGGACATGGGCATGAGCGGCATGAGGTTCATGAGCATGAGGCGCATCACTGACATGTGCTAG